A window from Polyangium spumosum encodes these proteins:
- a CDS encoding SUMF1/EgtB/PvdO family nonheme iron enzyme, with protein sequence MPAEPSSPPPAPAPEPQASKGTRTVHALVGTTVFACVAASAVGVVNFASKQELPLSLALGAIRGIVPRKPTHEWRLVGGKHWQIVASAVEPTETIEMLEGNRGACPTGMIEIKGTMKVDPSATAAYDGKSVEEMQKKTCTKWINRDYPERCAEFDRDQWLALSKELPTKPMHYCMDRFEYPNRKGDYPVIMVNFHEASEMCAEQGKRLCDELEWTFACEGEEAQPYPYGYVRDTEACVIDNKWRPYNERAMQPRDGLAAMAELDRLWQGVPSGSRPRCRSPFGVYDMTGNVDEWTRNVRSWEPHASILKGGYWGPVRTRCRPSTRSHDENHTFYQQGFRCCAAVGTTLEAKSFNADPAVAPLPRELK encoded by the coding sequence ATGCCCGCAGAACCCTCCTCTCCGCCACCTGCCCCCGCTCCGGAGCCCCAGGCGTCGAAAGGCACGCGCACGGTCCACGCGCTCGTGGGCACGACCGTGTTCGCTTGCGTCGCGGCTTCCGCCGTGGGCGTCGTGAACTTCGCGAGCAAGCAGGAGCTGCCGCTCTCGCTCGCGCTCGGCGCGATCCGCGGCATCGTCCCGCGCAAGCCCACGCACGAGTGGCGCCTCGTCGGCGGCAAGCACTGGCAGATCGTCGCCTCCGCCGTCGAGCCGACCGAGACGATCGAGATGCTCGAGGGCAACCGCGGGGCCTGCCCGACCGGCATGATCGAGATCAAGGGCACGATGAAGGTCGACCCGTCGGCGACGGCCGCGTACGACGGCAAGTCGGTCGAGGAGATGCAGAAGAAGACCTGCACGAAGTGGATCAACCGCGACTACCCCGAGCGTTGCGCCGAGTTCGATCGCGACCAGTGGCTCGCCCTCTCGAAGGAGCTGCCCACGAAGCCCATGCACTACTGCATGGATCGCTTCGAGTACCCGAACCGCAAGGGTGACTATCCGGTCATCATGGTGAACTTCCACGAGGCGAGCGAGATGTGCGCCGAGCAGGGCAAGCGCCTCTGCGACGAGCTCGAGTGGACGTTCGCCTGCGAGGGCGAGGAGGCGCAGCCGTATCCGTACGGCTACGTGCGCGACACCGAGGCGTGCGTCATCGACAACAAGTGGCGCCCCTACAACGAGCGCGCGATGCAGCCTCGGGACGGCCTCGCGGCCATGGCCGAGCTCGACCGCCTCTGGCAGGGCGTGCCTTCGGGCTCGCGGCCGCGGTGCAGGAGCCCGTTTGGCGTCTACGACATGACCGGCAACGTCGACGAGTGGACCCGGAACGTCCGGAGCTGGGAGCCCCACGCCTCGATCCTCAAGGGCGGCTACTGGGGCCCCGTGCGCACGCGCTGCCGGCCCTCCACGCGCTCGCACGACGAGAACCACACGTTCTACCAGCAGGGCTTCCGCTGCTGCGCCGCGGTCGGCACCACCCTCGAGGCCAAGAGCTT
- a CDS encoding sulfatase-like hydrolase/transferase: MTKTGWTMRLGEACVLALAVAAFSAVPTALRTSGAGGSLLDGLLVGTAALLPLVTLSIVLLRAAGRGLRGVIGAGAGPTAALGIALWIGLALPALAVLAGLLKALTHHRGLGGATFGVLGAFVVVACALVARRMVEAGQALVARGVRPVYVAAGGAVVSVVPLLVVAAWLYRASGGAGASSVSAALVDLAIAVLATALVASIELGDKLRKLSSAFGVPFAAVLMIAASARLESSPALGRAVQAGGGLAASLLSALERWTDRDGDGMGAHFGGGDCDEGDPRRHPGAEDVPGDGIDQDCSGADTPRAEAPPKAAAAPGSAQPPASASAVPASTASAGKTLDPSRPDILLITLDTVRADHTSVYGYDQKTTPHLEALAARGVVFEHAYATGSDTQRALVPLVSGKPLSQTPHNRREWPTLSDEIDSIAERMKRAGYTTAAVASFTWLSEDRGFSQGFDRFEPVHRDEHPERSVTGALATRAALSVLEDLGKKDAPIFLWIHLFDAHERYLQHEGLRFGRGQEGLYDGEIAFVDKQIGQIAAFVSKWSRASRVAWVVHGSHGEAFDEHGEKGHGAELYDEMIRVPFVVVLPGGRPGRYGERAVSTLDVAPTVLALGDAPREGVSGVSLLPHARLEPDAPRRPPVLAYASKRLALIDWPLKLMVIERKKQNRNFLFDLGADPRETKDLSADRPDDVARLLKLASEITPP; this comes from the coding sequence ATGACGAAGACCGGCTGGACGATGCGCCTCGGGGAGGCGTGCGTGCTCGCGCTCGCGGTCGCGGCGTTCTCGGCCGTGCCCACCGCGCTCCGGACGAGCGGCGCGGGTGGCTCGTTGCTCGACGGCTTGCTCGTGGGCACGGCGGCGCTCCTGCCCCTCGTCACGCTCTCCATCGTGCTCCTGCGCGCCGCGGGGCGCGGGCTCCGGGGCGTGATCGGCGCGGGCGCGGGCCCCACGGCGGCGCTCGGGATCGCGCTCTGGATCGGCCTCGCGCTCCCGGCGCTCGCGGTCCTCGCGGGGCTGCTCAAGGCCCTGACGCACCATCGTGGCCTCGGCGGCGCGACCTTCGGCGTGCTCGGCGCGTTTGTCGTCGTGGCCTGCGCCCTCGTCGCGCGTCGCATGGTCGAGGCGGGCCAGGCGCTCGTCGCGCGTGGTGTTCGCCCGGTCTACGTCGCGGCGGGTGGCGCCGTCGTCTCGGTCGTGCCGCTCCTCGTCGTGGCTGCGTGGCTCTACCGCGCCTCGGGCGGCGCGGGCGCGTCGTCCGTGAGCGCGGCGCTCGTCGACCTCGCGATCGCCGTCCTCGCGACCGCGCTCGTCGCCTCGATTGAGCTCGGCGACAAGCTGCGCAAGCTCTCCTCCGCGTTCGGCGTGCCCTTCGCGGCCGTGCTCATGATCGCGGCCTCTGCGCGCCTCGAATCGTCCCCGGCGCTCGGGCGCGCGGTGCAGGCGGGCGGCGGGCTCGCGGCGAGCTTGCTCTCGGCCCTCGAGCGCTGGACCGATCGGGACGGCGACGGCATGGGCGCGCATTTCGGCGGCGGTGACTGCGACGAAGGGGATCCGCGGCGTCACCCCGGCGCCGAGGACGTGCCCGGCGACGGCATCGATCAGGACTGCAGCGGCGCCGACACGCCACGCGCCGAGGCGCCTCCCAAGGCTGCCGCCGCGCCCGGATCGGCGCAGCCTCCGGCCTCGGCCTCGGCCGTGCCTGCGTCGACCGCGTCTGCGGGAAAGACGCTCGATCCTTCGCGCCCGGACATCCTGCTCATCACGCTCGACACCGTGCGCGCCGATCACACGAGCGTGTACGGCTACGACCAGAAGACCACGCCGCACCTCGAGGCGCTCGCCGCGCGGGGCGTCGTCTTCGAGCACGCGTACGCCACGGGCAGCGACACCCAGCGCGCGCTCGTGCCGCTCGTCTCGGGCAAACCTCTCTCGCAGACCCCGCACAATCGCCGCGAGTGGCCCACCCTCTCGGACGAGATCGACTCCATCGCCGAGCGCATGAAGCGGGCCGGATACACGACGGCCGCGGTCGCCTCGTTCACGTGGCTCAGCGAGGATCGAGGCTTCTCGCAGGGCTTCGATCGGTTCGAGCCCGTCCATCGCGACGAGCACCCCGAGCGCAGCGTCACCGGCGCGCTCGCCACGCGCGCGGCCCTCTCCGTCCTCGAGGACCTCGGCAAGAAGGACGCGCCGATCTTCCTCTGGATCCACCTCTTCGACGCCCACGAGCGATACCTCCAGCACGAGGGCCTGCGCTTCGGCCGCGGCCAGGAGGGGCTCTACGACGGCGAGATCGCCTTCGTCGACAAGCAGATCGGGCAGATCGCGGCCTTCGTCTCGAAGTGGAGCCGCGCCTCGCGTGTCGCCTGGGTCGTCCACGGATCCCACGGCGAGGCCTTCGACGAGCACGGGGAGAAGGGCCACGGCGCGGAGCTCTACGACGAGATGATCCGCGTGCCCTTCGTCGTCGTCCTGCCCGGGGGACGCCCCGGTCGATATGGCGAACGTGCGGTCAGCACGCTCGACGTCGCTCCCACGGTCCTCGCCCTGGGCGACGCCCCTCGGGAGGGCGTCTCGGGCGTCTCGCTCCTGCCGCATGCGCGCCTCGAACCCGACGCGCCGCGCCGTCCGCCCGTGCTCGCGTATGCCTCGAAGCGGCTCGCCTTGATCGATTGGCCGCTCAAGCTCATGGTGATCGAGCGCAAGAAGCAGAACCGCAACTTCCTCTTCGATCTCGGGGCCGACCCGCGCGAGACGAAAGACCTCTCGGCCGACCGTCCGGACGACGTGGCCCGCCTCCTGAAGCTCGCCTCCGAGATCACACCACCCTAG
- a CDS encoding protein kinase domain-containing protein, with translation MSNPAENIKPGTVIADRYRVVRQLGRGGMGSVFLVEHVHTDEQLALKILHSAVISDAVALERFRREARTPARINSDHVVRVTDADIAANLNGAPFLVMEYLRGEDLDQRVERVGPMPPTEVVLYLRQAARALDKAHALGIIHRDLKPENLFLTTREDGTPCIKILDFGIAKLTGEASRELVRAAATTTGQIFGTPLFMSPEQAKGESSKICAQTDVWALGLIAHRLLTGRDIWTAETITHLIAQIAYEPMPVPSEHGAPFGHDYDGWFAVCCARDVKNRYASAGEAVTALAKSLSVVETFPGPGSGPDRITGRFIIDAKLLTPPASTAAAATLSASQLSLLGDPPPTDPAPPMLTPQETQRKSSAGPLTLTGMKLGTAPRKNRFLRAALVALVAGLSLGGAALWFLRPPPISGDDASTRHASPDVTPPVTVPPLTTVAPINDTQHTVMAPTPSATTQVEDAGVGDAGAVSTSKTPVAPPSATTTTPYKAPVWPRNNKPFDPLSGRH, from the coding sequence GTGAGTAACCCCGCCGAGAACATCAAGCCCGGCACCGTGATCGCCGATCGGTACCGCGTCGTGCGTCAGCTCGGGCGCGGCGGCATGGGCTCGGTGTTCCTCGTCGAGCACGTCCACACGGACGAACAGCTCGCCCTCAAGATCCTGCACTCGGCCGTGATCTCCGACGCCGTGGCGCTCGAGCGCTTCCGCCGCGAGGCGCGCACGCCGGCGCGGATCAACAGCGATCACGTGGTCCGCGTGACCGACGCGGACATCGCGGCGAACCTGAACGGCGCGCCCTTCCTCGTGATGGAGTACCTGCGCGGCGAGGACCTCGATCAGCGCGTCGAGCGTGTCGGCCCGATGCCGCCGACCGAGGTGGTCCTCTACCTGCGCCAGGCCGCCCGCGCGCTCGACAAGGCCCACGCCCTCGGCATCATCCACCGCGATCTCAAGCCCGAGAACCTCTTCCTCACGACGCGCGAGGACGGGACGCCTTGCATCAAGATCCTCGACTTCGGCATCGCCAAGCTCACCGGCGAGGCCTCGCGTGAGCTCGTCCGCGCGGCCGCGACCACGACGGGGCAGATCTTCGGGACGCCGCTCTTCATGTCGCCCGAGCAGGCGAAGGGGGAGTCGTCGAAGATTTGTGCTCAAACGGATGTTTGGGCCCTCGGGCTCATCGCGCACCGCCTCCTCACGGGCCGCGACATCTGGACGGCCGAGACGATCACGCATCTGATCGCGCAGATCGCGTACGAGCCCATGCCCGTGCCGAGCGAGCACGGCGCGCCGTTCGGCCACGACTACGACGGCTGGTTCGCCGTGTGTTGCGCGCGCGACGTGAAGAACCGGTACGCCTCGGCCGGCGAGGCGGTCACCGCGCTCGCGAAATCGTTGAGCGTCGTCGAGACGTTCCCCGGTCCGGGCAGCGGGCCGGATCGCATCACCGGGCGCTTCATCATCGACGCGAAGCTGCTCACCCCGCCCGCGTCCACGGCGGCGGCCGCGACGCTCAGCGCCTCGCAGCTCAGCCTCCTTGGCGATCCGCCGCCCACCGATCCTGCGCCGCCCATGCTCACGCCGCAGGAGACACAACGCAAGAGCTCGGCCGGGCCGCTCACGCTCACGGGCATGAAGCTCGGCACCGCGCCGCGAAAAAACAGGTTCCTGCGCGCCGCGCTCGTCGCGCTCGTCGCGGGGCTCTCGCTCGGCGGCGCGGCGCTCTGGTTCCTGCGCCCTCCGCCGATCAGCGGCGACGACGCGAGCACGCGGCACGCCTCGCCGGACGTGACGCCGCCCGTCACCGTCCCGCCGTTGACCACCGTCGCCCCGATCAACGACACGCAGCACACCGTCATGGCGCCGACGCCTTCGGCCACCACGCAGGTGGAGGACGCGGGTGTGGGCGACGCTGGTGCCGTGTCGACCAGCAAGACGCCGGTCGCCCCGCCGTCCGCCACGACGACCACCCCGTACAAGGCGCCTGTGTGGCCGCGCAACAACAAGCCGTTTGATCCGCTGTCCGGCCGGCATTGA
- a CDS encoding HEAT repeat domain-containing protein, translated as MRLRTALPAFATLATGTLVLATSSAAPDATSSKDSIVAPAVAGQQALAVRASKEGVVARVCAKEANCSAEGGGQAIELPQGALELVARGAKLETRTLVGGRQVVRVVAGGGPGGASFVALLAAPLAGKGDAPITLWSGFTGLTKGEHGEERAFVLMEEPQEKGVRIVVGQQRDDVTVCGRPALVAAREVDPQTMTLKRGASVQNLSGKERAAATKLVATPVSGDKPRPLVPLLAARTASSAVGKAFATLTDGDPESTWSEAKSGPGRGEFVTFSSASEVPITSIDFVVRPPKAEVPAGAAPKTIYLATPDKLYEVSFPEDAFKKAGARYEVKLPEPLSATCLSIVLDAAYAPESAADARVTIAEITARTAFDESSPEALVAALAGGGDRAKGAAALLARGGSAAVKATIAGYEKLDEAGKRLAEGVIDAAPCAAQAPFWSRVMRAELEKKRPKRAPEELALVHARDRLRRCGRASASSLAELVEKGEGKVRIAAASELALLAPAEAVPVLVDALATKDDALRREIRGSLAHAAKSDRAMAALGEELEKERFAGRSEVVRIDILRALGARIDLVPGARDAFASLATEGAPFRTRYLLLAPAADLARAGDKSAEAFLVAAMRKDADPHVRLRAAEVSHRAPQVLPSLLEAAGDPEVRVRDAAVVALGARGREAEAPPPDLVAALAKRLAQDPFTFVRTNAARSLGEMPSTKAGDAALAAALGDASPEVRGRALDGLGAHRATTYLGPIRELAGDDEEQADVRARAILALASMCDRSQVDTWTKLARATPFAMSDRERTLGAAAIAALGDIKPQDLRARLAPLLDPKVPRNVRELARAALEAPSKCK; from the coding sequence ATGCGGCTCCGCACAGCGCTCCCCGCCTTCGCCACCCTCGCCACGGGCACGCTCGTCCTCGCGACGTCGTCCGCCGCGCCCGACGCGACGAGCTCCAAGGATTCGATCGTCGCGCCGGCGGTCGCCGGTCAGCAGGCGCTCGCCGTGCGCGCGTCGAAGGAAGGCGTCGTCGCGCGCGTCTGCGCAAAAGAGGCCAACTGCAGCGCGGAAGGAGGAGGCCAGGCGATCGAGCTGCCCCAGGGCGCGCTCGAGCTCGTCGCGCGTGGCGCGAAGCTCGAGACGAGGACGCTCGTGGGGGGCAGGCAGGTCGTGCGCGTCGTGGCTGGAGGAGGGCCCGGGGGCGCGAGCTTCGTGGCGCTCCTCGCGGCTCCGCTCGCGGGCAAAGGGGACGCGCCGATCACGCTCTGGAGCGGCTTCACGGGCCTCACGAAGGGCGAGCACGGCGAAGAGCGCGCGTTCGTGCTCATGGAGGAGCCGCAGGAAAAGGGCGTGCGGATCGTGGTGGGTCAGCAGCGGGACGACGTCACCGTGTGTGGTCGCCCCGCGCTCGTCGCGGCGCGTGAGGTCGATCCGCAGACGATGACGTTGAAGCGCGGCGCGAGCGTGCAGAACCTCTCGGGCAAGGAGCGCGCGGCGGCGACGAAGCTCGTGGCGACGCCGGTTTCAGGTGACAAACCTCGGCCCCTCGTGCCGCTGCTCGCGGCGCGGACGGCGTCGAGCGCGGTGGGCAAGGCGTTCGCGACGCTCACGGACGGAGATCCGGAGTCGACGTGGTCCGAGGCCAAGTCGGGGCCGGGGCGCGGGGAGTTCGTCACGTTCTCGTCGGCGAGCGAGGTGCCGATCACGTCGATCGACTTCGTCGTTCGCCCGCCCAAGGCCGAGGTGCCCGCCGGCGCCGCGCCGAAGACGATCTACCTCGCCACGCCGGACAAACTCTACGAGGTGAGCTTCCCGGAGGACGCGTTCAAGAAGGCGGGCGCGCGGTACGAGGTGAAGCTGCCCGAGCCGCTCTCGGCCACGTGCCTCTCGATCGTGCTCGACGCGGCGTACGCGCCGGAGAGCGCGGCGGACGCGCGCGTGACGATCGCCGAGATCACGGCGCGGACCGCGTTCGACGAGAGCTCCCCCGAGGCGCTCGTGGCCGCGCTCGCGGGCGGCGGCGATCGAGCGAAGGGCGCCGCGGCCCTGCTCGCGCGGGGCGGCTCTGCCGCGGTGAAGGCGACGATCGCGGGCTACGAGAAGCTCGACGAGGCGGGCAAGAGGCTCGCCGAAGGCGTGATCGACGCGGCCCCGTGCGCCGCGCAGGCGCCGTTCTGGTCACGCGTGATGCGCGCCGAGCTCGAGAAGAAGCGCCCGAAGCGGGCCCCCGAGGAGCTGGCGCTCGTGCACGCGCGTGATCGCCTGCGCCGCTGCGGGCGCGCGTCCGCGTCCTCGCTCGCCGAGCTCGTGGAGAAGGGGGAAGGCAAGGTGCGGATCGCGGCCGCCTCCGAGCTCGCGCTGCTCGCGCCCGCCGAGGCGGTCCCGGTCCTCGTGGACGCGCTCGCGACGAAGGACGACGCGCTCCGGCGCGAGATCCGCGGCTCACTCGCGCACGCGGCGAAGAGCGATCGGGCGATGGCGGCGCTCGGCGAGGAGCTCGAGAAGGAGCGGTTCGCGGGGCGCAGCGAGGTCGTTCGGATCGACATCCTGCGCGCGCTCGGAGCGCGCATCGACCTCGTGCCGGGCGCGCGGGACGCGTTTGCTTCGCTCGCGACCGAAGGCGCGCCCTTCCGCACGCGGTACCTCCTGCTCGCCCCCGCGGCCGATCTCGCGCGCGCCGGTGACAAGAGCGCCGAGGCGTTCCTCGTCGCGGCGATGCGCAAGGACGCTGATCCGCACGTGCGGCTGCGCGCGGCCGAGGTCTCGCACCGCGCGCCGCAGGTGTTGCCCTCGCTGCTCGAGGCCGCAGGTGATCCGGAGGTGCGCGTGCGTGACGCCGCGGTCGTCGCGCTCGGCGCGCGGGGGCGAGAGGCCGAGGCGCCGCCTCCGGACCTCGTGGCCGCGCTGGCGAAGCGCCTCGCGCAGGATCCGTTCACGTTCGTACGGACGAACGCCGCGCGTAGCCTCGGCGAGATGCCGAGCACGAAGGCCGGCGACGCGGCGCTCGCGGCGGCGCTCGGCGACGCCTCGCCGGAGGTGCGAGGGCGCGCGCTCGACGGCCTCGGCGCGCACCGGGCGACGACCTACCTCGGCCCGATCCGCGAGCTCGCCGGCGACGACGAGGAGCAGGCCGACGTGCGCGCGCGGGCGATCCTGGCGCTCGCTTCGATGTGTGATCGTTCCCAGGTGGACACGTGGACGAAGCTCGCGCGGGCTACGCCGTTCGCCATGAGCGACAGGGAGCGCACGCTCGGCGCGGCGGCGATCGCGGCGCTCGGGGACATAAAACCGCAGGATCTCCGCGCCCGCCTCGCTCCGCTGCTCGATCCGAAGGTCCCGCGCAACGTGCGCGAGCTCGCGCGCGCCGCCCTCGAGGCGCCGTCCAAGTGTAAGTGA
- a CDS encoding ROK family protein, giving the protein MRQPIAIGVDLGGTKIEAVVLRGADTHAPAVEQRRRVPTPRDRGYEAILEAVAKLVRDVAAEAGLDTKEVPLGVGMPGGVTRAGLVKNANTTCLNGRPFRADLERSLDRSIRFDNDANCFALAEARLGAAAAYVGGVVFGVILGTGVGGALVVRGQVWPGEHGIAGEWGHHVIFPDRGPVCYCGHRGCLELFACGPAVEADYTRRAGRALHASEIATRRAEDPHAAAAIDGFLDAFARGLANVIDIVDPSAIVLGGGLSNLACLYDEGRDRVAALVFNDELRTPILKHQLGDSAGVIGAALLAIA; this is encoded by the coding sequence ATGCGCCAGCCGATCGCGATCGGGGTGGATCTGGGCGGCACGAAGATCGAGGCCGTCGTGCTGCGGGGCGCGGACACACACGCGCCGGCGGTGGAGCAACGACGCCGCGTGCCGACGCCGCGCGATCGTGGCTACGAGGCCATCCTCGAAGCGGTCGCCAAGCTCGTGCGTGACGTCGCCGCGGAGGCGGGCCTCGACACGAAGGAGGTGCCGCTCGGCGTGGGGATGCCGGGCGGCGTGACGCGCGCGGGGCTCGTGAAGAACGCGAACACGACCTGCCTCAACGGGCGCCCTTTCCGCGCGGATCTCGAGCGCTCGCTCGATCGCTCCATCCGCTTCGACAACGACGCCAACTGCTTCGCGCTCGCCGAGGCGCGGCTCGGCGCGGCCGCCGCGTACGTGGGCGGCGTGGTCTTCGGCGTGATCCTGGGGACCGGCGTCGGCGGCGCGCTCGTCGTCCGCGGGCAGGTTTGGCCGGGCGAACACGGCATCGCCGGCGAGTGGGGCCACCACGTGATCTTCCCCGATCGCGGGCCCGTCTGTTACTGCGGGCATCGCGGCTGCCTCGAGCTCTTCGCGTGTGGCCCTGCCGTCGAGGCCGACTACACGCGTCGCGCGGGTCGCGCGCTGCACGCCTCGGAGATCGCGACGCGCCGCGCCGAGGATCCGCACGCCGCGGCCGCGATCGATGGGTTCCTCGACGCCTTCGCGCGCGGCCTCGCCAACGTGATCGACATCGTGGATCCGAGCGCGATCGTGCTCGGTGGGGGGCTTTCGAACCTCGCTTGCCTGTACGACGAGGGCCGCGATCGCGTGGCCGCGCTCGTCTTCAACGACGAGCTCCGCACGCCGATCTTGAAGCACCAGCTCGGCGACAGCGCGGGCGTGATCGGCGCCGCGCTCCTCGCGATCGCCTAG
- a CDS encoding phosphoribosylaminoimidazolesuccinocarboxamide synthase translates to MVDTDTLRNALRTTLDHTDFGALGAKYEGKVRDNYTTGDGRRYLVATDRISAFDRVLGTLPLKGQVLNLLAAHWFEATKHIAPNHVISVPDPNVVEAVECAPLPVEMVVRAYVTGVTSTSIWTHYARGERVFCGHRLPDGLRKNDRLPAPILTPSTKAPKGGHDVSASREEILAEGVVSARDFDEAAAMVMALFAFGQERCEERGLILVDTKYELGKTKDGRIVVIDEIHTPDSSRFWFAGTYDERRAGGEEPESFDKEYVRRWLAAAGFSGDGPIPAIPDEVRIEAARRYIEAFETITGQAFVPNLEDPQARIRRNLKIAAS, encoded by the coding sequence ATGGTGGACACGGATACCCTGCGAAATGCGCTCCGGACGACCCTCGACCATACGGATTTCGGGGCGCTCGGCGCGAAGTACGAAGGGAAAGTCCGGGACAACTACACGACGGGCGACGGGCGGCGGTACCTCGTGGCCACGGACCGCATCAGCGCGTTCGACCGTGTCCTCGGCACGTTGCCGCTGAAGGGGCAGGTCTTGAACCTGCTCGCGGCGCACTGGTTCGAGGCGACGAAGCACATCGCGCCGAACCACGTGATCTCGGTGCCCGATCCGAACGTGGTCGAGGCCGTCGAGTGCGCGCCCTTGCCCGTGGAGATGGTCGTGCGCGCCTACGTCACGGGCGTGACCTCCACGAGCATCTGGACCCACTACGCCCGCGGCGAGCGTGTGTTTTGTGGTCATCGCCTGCCGGACGGGCTGCGCAAGAACGATCGCCTGCCCGCGCCGATCCTCACGCCGAGCACGAAGGCGCCGAAGGGCGGACACGACGTGTCGGCATCCCGCGAGGAGATCCTCGCCGAGGGCGTGGTGAGCGCGCGTGATTTCGACGAGGCGGCCGCGATGGTGATGGCCCTCTTCGCGTTCGGGCAGGAGCGCTGCGAGGAGCGCGGGCTCATCCTGGTCGACACGAAGTACGAGCTCGGCAAGACGAAGGACGGACGGATCGTGGTGATCGACGAGATCCACACGCCGGACTCGTCCCGCTTCTGGTTTGCCGGGACGTACGACGAACGCCGCGCGGGGGGTGAGGAGCCCGAGTCGTTCGACAAGGAGTACGTGCGCCGCTGGCTCGCGGCCGCGGGGTTTTCGGGTGATGGCCCGATCCCCGCGATCCCGGACGAGGTGCGGATCGAGGCGGCGCGGCGGTACATCGAGGCCTTCGAGACGATCACGGGGCAGGCGTTCGTGCCGAACCTGGAGGATCCGCAGGCGCGGATCCGGCGGAACCTGAAGATCGCGGCGAGCTAG
- the mdh gene encoding malate dehydrogenase → MSTRKKIALIGAGNIGGELAALCARKELGDIVLFDIPAKADFAKGKALDLEQNSSVIGYDAKITGSSDWKDCAGADVVIVTAGIPRKPGQSRDDLVATNLPIIRSVAAGVKEHCPDAFVIVISNPLDAMVYELKRATGLPRERVVGMAGVLDSARFQLFLAREANVSIKDVRAMVLGGHGDDMVPVLSATTINGVAATELIAREKLDAIIARTRTGGGEIVKLMGTSAYYAPASAAVAMAEAFLLDQKRLLPSAVYLDGEYGYKDLFMGVPVIIGGRGVEKILEIKLTDDEKVMLAKSAKSVQGITDVVKATPAS, encoded by the coding sequence ATGAGCACTCGGAAGAAGATCGCACTCATCGGGGCCGGCAACATCGGCGGCGAGCTCGCGGCGCTCTGCGCCCGCAAGGAGCTCGGCGACATCGTCCTCTTCGACATCCCGGCGAAGGCCGACTTCGCCAAGGGCAAGGCCCTCGATCTCGAGCAGAACTCGAGCGTCATCGGCTACGACGCGAAGATCACGGGCTCGAGCGACTGGAAGGACTGCGCCGGCGCCGACGTCGTGATCGTCACGGCGGGCATCCCGCGCAAGCCCGGCCAGAGCCGCGACGACCTCGTCGCGACGAACCTGCCGATCATCCGCAGCGTCGCGGCCGGCGTGAAGGAGCACTGCCCCGACGCGTTCGTGATCGTCATCTCGAACCCGCTCGACGCGATGGTCTACGAGCTCAAGCGCGCCACGGGCCTGCCCCGCGAGCGCGTCGTCGGCATGGCCGGCGTGCTCGACAGCGCGCGCTTCCAGCTCTTCCTCGCGCGTGAGGCCAACGTCAGCATCAAGGACGTCCGCGCGATGGTGCTCGGCGGCCACGGCGACGACATGGTCCCCGTGCTCAGCGCGACCACGATCAACGGCGTCGCCGCGACCGAGCTCATCGCGCGCGAGAAGCTCGACGCGATCATCGCCCGCACGCGCACGGGCGGCGGCGAGATCGTCAAGCTCATGGGCACGAGCGCCTACTACGCGCCGGCCTCGGCCGCGGTCGCGATGGCCGAGGCGTTCCTCCTCGATCAGAAGCGCCTCCTGCCGAGCGCCGTCTACCTCGACGGCGAGTACGGCTACAAGGACCTCTTCATGGGCGTGCCCGTCATCATCGGCGGCCGCGGCGTCGAGAAGATCCTCGAGATCAAGCTGACGGACGACGAGAAGGTGATGCTCGCCAAGAGCGCGAAGAGCGTGCAGGGCATCACGGACGTCGTGAAGGCCACGCCCGCTTCGTGA